A genome region from Bufo gargarizans isolate SCDJY-AF-19 chromosome 2, ASM1485885v1, whole genome shotgun sequence includes the following:
- the LOC122926191 gene encoding olfactory receptor 11A1-like, with the protein MKGNRTIFIEFFLLGFGDLHGLKIPLFMLCLLVYVLCFIGNLMILILVSSSYLLQSPMYFFLCHLSLCDMVLTTDIVPSLLHIILRNGRVMSFPECITQYQFFGASTGTECLILTVMSYDRYLAICHPLSYIPIMGAKLKHHLVVSSWSLIFAITTIIAVLMSTQHFCGENMIDHFFCDFVPIVELSCSNTRPLQTINLILTAPVTLLPFMVIIVSYVCISVVIVKIPTVKGRQKAFSTCSSHLMVVSLYYTSLIAIYLVPTSGRSVIALKVLSLLYTLVIPFLNPLIYTLRNQEIKSTVIKLVCSKR; encoded by the coding sequence ATGAAGGGGAACCGTACAATCTTCATTGAATTCTTCCTTCTTGGCTTTGGGGATCTCCATGGTCTTAAGATCCCTCTGTTCATGTTGTGTTTGCTggtttatgttctgtgttttattGGGAACCTCATGATTCTAATTCTGGTGTCATCCAGTTACCTCCTACAATCACCTATGTACTTCTTCTTATGCCACCTGTCTCTCTGTGACAtggtcctcaccactgacattgTGCCCAGTCTTCTCCACATCATCTTGAGAAATGGAAGAGTCATGTCATTTCCTGAATGCATCACCCAGTACCAATTCTTTGGAGCTTCCACGGGCACTGAATGTCTCATTCTGACGGTCATGTCTTATGATCGATACTTGGCAATCTGTCACCCCCTGTCTTATATACCAATCATGGGCGCAAAGCTGAAGCACCACCTGGTAGTTAGCTCTTGGAGTCTgatctttgccatcacaacgatCATTGCAGTTCTGATGTCTACACAGCACTTCTGTGGGGAGAACATGATTGACCATTTCTTCTGTGACTTTGTACCAATCGTCGAGCTTTCCTGCTCCAACACTCGACCGTTACAAACCATTAACCTCATCCTGACGGCCCCGGTGACCCTGTTACCCTTTATGGTCATCATTGTCAGCTATGTCTGTATATCAGTTGTTATCGTGAAGATCCCTACAGTGAAAGGGCGGCAGAAAGCATTTTCTACTTGCAGCTCTCATCTCATGGTCGTCTCTTTATACTATACATCtcttattgctatatatttggtGCCGACCTCTGGACGTTCAGTGATCGCCTTAAAGGTTCTTTCATTATTGTACACACTTGTCATTccattccttaaccccttaatatACACATTACGAAACCAAGAGATTAAATCAACAGTCATTAAATTGGTTTGTTCAAAAAGGTAA